The genomic segment AGCGTCTCCACGTCGATGGTGTCGCGGTCCAGGTCGAAGTGGTAGAGCCGGATCATCGCGGCGCCGCCGAAGTAGCGGTTCTGGTAGTTGGTGATGTGCAGGTGTACGTCGTTGCCGGCGTCGTTGCGACGCGTGCTGCGGCCGGCCGGCCAGTAGTGGCCGTTGAGGGTGAGGAAGATCTGGTCGTTGCCCTTGATCAACTCGTCCCACAACCGGCGGCCGTGGTCGGAGAATTCCGCCTCGCGACCCGGGACGTCGGCGGAGACCAGTTCGTGGCTGGTCAGGATCACCGGCGATTGCGGGTGGTCCGCCATCACCTTGCGCGCCCACGCGATGCTCGCGGGCGAGGGCCGCCAGTCCAGGGCGAGGACGAGCCATTCCCGTCCCCCGGCCTGGAACAGGTGGTAGGTGTTGTAGCCGTCCGGGGTGGCCCCGCCGAACGAGCGTTTACCGCGGAAGCGTTGCGGGCCGAAGGTGTCCAGGTACGCGGACCGGCCGCGCCGGTCGTCGGTGTTGGAATCGATGTCGTGGTTGCCCGCCAGCACGCTGTAGGCCACGCCCTTGCGGTCGAGCACCTCGAACGCCCGGCCGATGCCGTCGAATTCGGGCTTGCGGCCGTTCTGGGTGAGGTCGCCCAGGTGCGCCATGAAGACGATGTTGTCCTGGCGCGCGTGTTCCAGGATGTACCGGAACGACGCCTCGATCGGCGCGGTGGTGATGCTCGGCTCGTCGAACATGTACTGCGTGTCCGGCATCACCACCAGCGTGAATCGCCGACTGTCGCGATCCGGACGCCACGCCGGCATGCCCTGCGCGTCCACCGGCGCGTCGGCCGCCACACCCTCGGCGCCGCCGTCCGTCCCGGCCGCGGCGGCCGGTGAGATGCCGACCGCCCCCACCGCGGCGGCACCGGCTCCGGCCAGCGCCGCGGAGCGCAGGAACGCCCGCCGGGCGGGCCCGGACAGGGGCGTGACGGGCTGGGGGCAATCGTCGTCGTGCTGCTCGCACATGGTGCTTCTCCGGGCGCAGGCGGGGTGGGGCATGCGCACCGTATGGGTCGGAAAACCCACGAAGATCATCCA from the Embleya scabrispora genome contains:
- a CDS encoding LamG-like jellyroll fold domain-containing protein; this encodes MCEQHDDDCPQPVTPLSGPARRAFLRSAALAGAGAAAVGAVGISPAAAAGTDGGAEGVAADAPVDAQGMPAWRPDRDSRRFTLVVMPDTQYMFDEPSITTAPIEASFRYILEHARQDNIVFMAHLGDLTQNGRKPEFDGIGRAFEVLDRKGVAYSVLAGNHDIDSNTDDRRGRSAYLDTFGPQRFRGKRSFGGATPDGYNTYHLFQAGGREWLVLALDWRPSPASIAWARKVMADHPQSPVILTSHELVSADVPGREAEFSDHGRRLWDELIKGNDQIFLTLNGHYWPAGRSTRRNDAGNDVHLHITNYQNRYFGGAAMIRLYHFDLDRDTIDVETLSPWILGRNSRDLNELERREMELTGPDDYFSVPVDFDKRFARFAPVPQRPARPAARMVVPGTVAYWRFDGSHKDGAPVPGGQRVKDLSGRGNDLTLIPAPGAAAGSVSWSGQHHPDQPGHGSVRIAGGKSPLRGGHFQTATDAPLNRATFRSGYTVEAFFKLPADWDGGKDAWSALLSRWGMSGEARKPKGDPQEPVVTLSLSGGRELQWCVYPLDGDGSATNWSHELTPDAWWHVAVVNDARQTTMYIDGCPVVRNPTARANGLTTLNLPWMLGGYAYDGKLDQTVNAWVGDVRVVDRALRPDAFMIGR